One Desulfosoma caldarium genomic window, CGTGAACTGGAAAGAGCGATGATCGGCTGCAGGACAGAACGGCCGTGACCATAGAACACTGAGGAGGCCCAACCATGAATCTCAATAAGTTTACCGTTAAATCGCAGGAAGCTTTGCAATCGGCCCAAACCAAGGCCGTCAAATACGGGCATGTGGAGGTGGACGGGGAACATCTTCTGGCGGCACTGCTGGAACAACCCGAAGGCTTGGTGCCGCGGCTTTTGAAACGCATGGATGTTCCTTTGAGTGCGGTGCAAGAGGATGTGGTGGAGGCGTTGGAAAAGAAGCCGCGCGTGAGCGGCCCCGGCGCGGAACCGGGCAAGGTCTACATCACGCAGCGCCTCAATAAACTGCTGGTCAAGGCCGAAGAAGAGGCTCGCCACCTCAAGGACGACTACGTCTCGGTGGAACACCTTCTTCTGGCTTTTGTGGACGAAGGCACCTCGACGCCTTCCGGCCGTGTGCTCAACAAACACGGCGTGACGCGAGACGCCGTGCTCAAAGCGCTTACGGCCGTTCGAGGCCACCAACGGGTGACCTCAGCAGATCCGGAATCCACCTACGAGGCCCTGCAGAAATACGGCCGGGATCTCGTGCAGGAAGCTCGCAGCGGAAAACTGGATCCCGTCATCGGCCGAGACGGTGAAATCCGTCGGGTTATTCGCATTCTCAGTCGAAAAACCAAGAACAATCCCGTGCTCATCGGGGAACCCGGTGTGGGCAAGACGGCCATCGTGGAAGGATTGGCCCATCGCATCGTGCGCGGCGATGTCCCAGAGGGGCTTAAGGACAAGACCATTTACGCTCTGGATTTGGGAGCTCTGGTGGCTGGGGCCAAGTACCGAGGGGAGTTTGAAGAGCGACTTAAGGCCGTGTTGCAGGAGATCAAGGAATCCGAAGGCCGCATTCTGCTCTTTATTGACGAGTTGCACAACATCGTCGGGGCCGGAAAGGCAGAAGGGGCCATGGATGCCGGCAACATGCTTAAACCCATGCTGGCCCGCGGAGAACTCCATTGCATTGGGGCCACGACCCTGGATGAATACCGCAAGTACATCGAAAAAGATGCGGCGCTGGAGCGCCGTTTTCAGCCGGTGCTGGTGGATCAGCCGTCGGTGGAGGACACCATTTCCATTTTGCGAGGCCTTAAGGAGCGCTTTGAAGTGCATCACGGCGTCAAGATTCAGGACAGCGCCCTGGTGGCCGCGGCGGTGCTTTCCAACCGCTATATTTCCGACCGGTTTCTTCCCGACAAGGCCATCGATTTGGTGGATGAAGCCTGTGCCATGATTCGCACGGAAATCGATTCCATGCCGGCGGAACTGGATGAGGTGACGCGGCGGGTGATGCAGCTGGAAATCGAGGAAGCCGCCCTGAAAAAGGAACGGGACAAGGCCAGTCAGGAACGCCTGGAAAATCTTCGCAAGGAATTGGCCGAATTGCGGGAAAAGGCCGGGGCCATGAGGGCCCAGTGGGAAGCGGAAAAGGAAGCCATTAAGAGGGTGCAAACGCTTCGGGAAGACATCGAGCGAGTGCGTCACCAGATCGAAATCGCCGAACGGCAGTACGACCTGAATCGCGCGGCCGAACTCAAGCACGGTCGCTTGCCCGAACTGGAGCGGCAGCTCAAAGCCGAAGAAGAACGATTGAGCGCGCAGCAGGGCGGAAACCGCCTGCTGCGGGAGGAAGTGACCGACGAGGAGATCGCAGAGATTGTTTCCCGTTGGACGGGCATTCCGGTCTCGCGTTTGGTGGAAGGGGAGAGGGAAAAGCTGTTAAAATTGGACGAAGTGCTTCACCGCCGCGTCGTGGGCCAGGATGAGGCGGTGCAGCTGGTGGCGGATGCGGTGCTGCGAGCCCGTTCCGGTATCAAGGATCCGCGACGTCCCATCGGTTCCTTTATCTTCCTTGGCCCTACGGGCGTTGGCAAAACGGAACTGGCCAAAACTCTGGCGGAAGCCCTCTTTGATTCGGAAGACAACCTGGTGCGCATCGACATGAGCGAATACATGGAAAAGCACACGGTGTCGCGCCTCATCGGTGCGCCTCCGGGCTATGTGGGCTACGAAGAAGGGGGGCAACTCACGGAAGCTGTGCGACGCAAGCCCTACAGCGTCATCCTTTTCGACGAGATTGAAAAGGCGCACCATGACGTCTTCAACGTGCTCTTGCAGATCCTCGACGACGGGCGGCTCACGGACGCTCAAGGCCGCACGGTGGATTTCAAGAACACGGTCATCATCATGACCAGCAACATCGGATCCCAATATCTTTTGGATGGTGTGACCGACCGTGGTGAAATCGAGGAGCACGCGCGGGAAAGGGTCATGGCGGATCTGCGACGCCATTTTCGGCCGGAATTCCTGAACCGTGTGGACGACATCGTCTTGTTCAAACCGCTCACCCTGGATGAAGTGAAAAACATTGTGGGGCTGCTCACCAAGGACTTGGAGCGGCGCCTCAAGGACCGTCGCATACGGTTGGAAATCGGCGAAGAGGCTCGCGAGTGGCTTGCTCGAGCGGGGTACGATCCGGTCTACGGGGCGCGGCCTCTCAAAAGGCTGTTGCAAAGGGAGCTGGAAACGCGCATCGGCCGAGCCCTTATTGCGGGAGACATTTTGGAAGGGGCGACGATTCAGGTCCATGTCAAAGACGGCCGCTTGGACGTCGCTCATGTGAACCCGCTGAATGCCGACGCCGCCTAACCACCGGGATGCCGTGACCACCGTGTGCGTGAAGGAGGACCCTTTTCAAGAGGAGCCTCAGGGGTTATGCCTGTCAAACAGGTGATCTTCCCGGTTGCACACGCTGAGGAAGCCGCAGGCCTTCTTGGTGTGGACATGATGGGCTGCTTGGCTGGCAACAAAGGCTTTCGCCCCGGTCGCGCAGACATGGCTTCGTTCCCGGGAGTGCGGCCTGCGGCCCGCCTGACGTGCCGGCATCGCGCTTGCGCTCCCCGGGGCGATCAAAGTGCCTTGACGTGCCAAAGGCGGCCGTATCAAAGGAGCCGTTCATGAAAGACCTTTCTTTGGCCTCCAACGCGACCTACATCGAAGAACAGTATCATCGATGGCACGCCAATCCTCAGAGCGTTCCTGAGGATTGGCGATGGTTTTTTGAAGGTTTTTCCTTGGGGGTGGCTTCGGAAGTCGCGCCGTCGGTCGAAGCGGTGGCCGGTCCCGAAGATATCCATCGTCACATTCGCGTGGCGGAGCTCATTCGGCGTTATCGCGAACTGGGCCACCTGCTGTCCTGCGTGGATCCCTTGGAACCCTGCGCTCTGGAGCATCCCTTGCTCACTCTCGAAGCCTGTGGGCTGGAAGCAGCGGACCTGGACCGCGTGTTTTTCACTCCGGAAATTGCTTTCTGGGACAAGGCCCTTCTGCGGGATGTGGTGGCCTTGATGAAGGAAACCTATGCCGGCTCGGTGGGTGTGGAATTCATGCACCTCACGGATGCGGAAGAGAGGCGCTGGTTGCAGGAACGCATGGAATCGACCCGCAATCATCCGCCATTTTCCACGGAAGAACGCCTTCACATTTTAAAAAAGCTCTGGCAAGCCAACCGCTTTGAGCAATTCTTGCACAAGACGTATTTGGGCCAGAAGAGGTTTTCCCTGGAGGGAGCCGAGACCGTAGTGCCCATGCTGGACGGCCTCATTCGCCATGCGGCCGTGCAGGGCTGTGAGACTTTGGTTTTGGGAATGGCGCATCGAGGCCGGCTCAACGTGCAGGTGAACGTCCTGGGGAAAAGCCCTGCCGCGGTTTTTTCGGAATTTGAAGAAAGCTGCGATACGGAATCGGAAACAGGCAGTGGTGACGTCAAATATCATAAAGGGTTTACGGGCTGGGTGAGCGTCTCCGAAGACGGCCTCAAAAAGGTGCGAACGCTTCTCCTTCCCAACCCGAGCCATCTTGAATCCGTGAACCCCGTGGTGGAAGGCTTGGCCAGAGCCCTGCAAGACGCTTTGGACCATCGCGGCACAGACCGGGTTTTGCCGGTGCTTATTCACGGCGACGCGGCCTTTGCCGGCCAAGGCGTGGTCTATGAAACCCTGAATCTATCCCAGTTGGCCGGGTACCGCACCGGAGGCACCCTTCACCTCGTGATCAACAACCAGATTGGCTTCACCACCGTGCCGCAGGAAGCGCGATCGACGCGCTATGCCACCGATGTGGCCAAAATGCTTCCGGCCCCCGTTTTTCACGTGCACGGAGAAGACCCGGAAGCGGCGGTGCACGTGATGCAATTGGCCTGTGATTACCGGTACCGATACGGCAAGGACGTGGTCATCGACGTGGTCTGCTATCGCCGATATGGGCATAACGAAGGAGATGAACCCTATTACACCCAGCCGACCATGGTGGAAAGAATTCGCCGACGCCCTCCCGTCAATGAGCTCTACGCGGCGCGGCTGCAAGAAGCGAAGGTGGTCTCGGCGGATCAAATTGAGGAATTGGAAAAAAACACCCTGGCCGGCCTGGAAAATGCTCTCAAGGAAGCCCGAGCCACCGGCTGTGTGCTGGCTGAGGACTTTGGACTGGAAGCGTGGAAAAGGGCAGCGACAAAAGAAAAATCTTACGCGGAAGGCGTCCCGACGGCCGTTTCCGCCGAACGCCTTCTGGCCATTGCTCGAGCGACCCACACTTACCCCGCCGGTTTTCATGTCAATCCCAAGCTGGAAAAAATCCTTGATAAGCGGCGGGAAAAAGTGGAATCGGGAAAAGATCTGGACTGGTCCACCGGAGAACTTCTGGCTCTGGGATCCCTACTTCTGGAAGGCCATCCAGTGCGCTTGAGCGGTCAGGATTGTGGCCGCGGCACCTTTAGTCATCGACACGCGATTCTCTATGATGTCCAGAGCGAAGAGACCTATGTGCCCCTCAATCACCTGGCGGCGACCCAGGCGCCCTTCGTGGTGGTCAACAGCAGCTTGTCCGAATACGCCGTGTTGGGTTTCGAATACGGTTATTCCTTGAGGGATCCGTCCACGCTGGTGCTCTGGGAAGCGCAGTTCGGGGATTTTGCCAACAATGCCCAAACCATCATCGATCAGTACGTCTGCGCTGCGGAAGCCAAGTGGAACGTCTCCAGTGGCCTGGTCCTGCTCCTTCCTCACGGATATGAAGGCATGGGGCCGGAACATTCCAGCGCTCGATTGGAACGGTACCTGCAACTGAGTGCCCAGAACAATGTGCGGGTCTGTCAACCCACTACGCCAGCCCAGTTCTTTCATCTTGTGCGCCGCCAAGCGCTTCATCCTCACAAGAAACCCCTGGTGGTCATGACCCCGAAAAGCCTCCTTCGGCATCCTCAAGCCGTCTCGCCTCTCAGCGACTTCGTGGGCGGCCGTTTTGAATCGGTCTTGGATGATCCGCACGCGCCCCCTTTGCCCACCTATGGCATCCTGTGTACGGGCAAGGTCTACTATGACCTGGCGGCGTTTCGCGAAAAGGCGCAACGCGACGAC contains:
- the clpB gene encoding ATP-dependent chaperone ClpB, with the translated sequence MNLNKFTVKSQEALQSAQTKAVKYGHVEVDGEHLLAALLEQPEGLVPRLLKRMDVPLSAVQEDVVEALEKKPRVSGPGAEPGKVYITQRLNKLLVKAEEEARHLKDDYVSVEHLLLAFVDEGTSTPSGRVLNKHGVTRDAVLKALTAVRGHQRVTSADPESTYEALQKYGRDLVQEARSGKLDPVIGRDGEIRRVIRILSRKTKNNPVLIGEPGVGKTAIVEGLAHRIVRGDVPEGLKDKTIYALDLGALVAGAKYRGEFEERLKAVLQEIKESEGRILLFIDELHNIVGAGKAEGAMDAGNMLKPMLARGELHCIGATTLDEYRKYIEKDAALERRFQPVLVDQPSVEDTISILRGLKERFEVHHGVKIQDSALVAAAVLSNRYISDRFLPDKAIDLVDEACAMIRTEIDSMPAELDEVTRRVMQLEIEEAALKKERDKASQERLENLRKELAELREKAGAMRAQWEAEKEAIKRVQTLREDIERVRHQIEIAERQYDLNRAAELKHGRLPELERQLKAEEERLSAQQGGNRLLREEVTDEEIAEIVSRWTGIPVSRLVEGEREKLLKLDEVLHRRVVGQDEAVQLVADAVLRARSGIKDPRRPIGSFIFLGPTGVGKTELAKTLAEALFDSEDNLVRIDMSEYMEKHTVSRLIGAPPGYVGYEEGGQLTEAVRRKPYSVILFDEIEKAHHDVFNVLLQILDDGRLTDAQGRTVDFKNTVIIMTSNIGSQYLLDGVTDRGEIEEHARERVMADLRRHFRPEFLNRVDDIVLFKPLTLDEVKNIVGLLTKDLERRLKDRRIRLEIGEEAREWLARAGYDPVYGARPLKRLLQRELETRIGRALIAGDILEGATIQVHVKDGRLDVAHVNPLNADAA
- a CDS encoding 2-oxoglutarate dehydrogenase E1 component, which encodes MKDLSLASNATYIEEQYHRWHANPQSVPEDWRWFFEGFSLGVASEVAPSVEAVAGPEDIHRHIRVAELIRRYRELGHLLSCVDPLEPCALEHPLLTLEACGLEAADLDRVFFTPEIAFWDKALLRDVVALMKETYAGSVGVEFMHLTDAEERRWLQERMESTRNHPPFSTEERLHILKKLWQANRFEQFLHKTYLGQKRFSLEGAETVVPMLDGLIRHAAVQGCETLVLGMAHRGRLNVQVNVLGKSPAAVFSEFEESCDTESETGSGDVKYHKGFTGWVSVSEDGLKKVRTLLLPNPSHLESVNPVVEGLARALQDALDHRGTDRVLPVLIHGDAAFAGQGVVYETLNLSQLAGYRTGGTLHLVINNQIGFTTVPQEARSTRYATDVAKMLPAPVFHVHGEDPEAAVHVMQLACDYRYRYGKDVVIDVVCYRRYGHNEGDEPYYTQPTMVERIRRRPPVNELYAARLQEAKVVSADQIEELEKNTLAGLENALKEARATGCVLAEDFGLEAWKRAATKEKSYAEGVPTAVSAERLLAIARATHTYPAGFHVNPKLEKILDKRREKVESGKDLDWSTGELLALGSLLLEGHPVRLSGQDCGRGTFSHRHAILYDVQSEETYVPLNHLAATQAPFVVVNSSLSEYAVLGFEYGYSLRDPSTLVLWEAQFGDFANNAQTIIDQYVCAAEAKWNVSSGLVLLLPHGYEGMGPEHSSARLERYLQLSAQNNVRVCQPTTPAQFFHLVRRQALHPHKKPLVVMTPKSLLRHPQAVSPLSDFVGGRFESVLDDPHAPPLPTYGILCTGKVYYDLAAFREKAQRDDVVLLRLEEIYPFPEEKLSALLGAYGSVRRWVWAQEEPQNMGAWSFVCPLLHKLLGEKPTYAGRPASASPATGFHRRHKEEQERLVAEAFQDS